One genomic region from Flexistipes sp. encodes:
- a CDS encoding response regulator, with protein sequence MRILLVDDDVYTLDILTTFLEKTIQSDILSVATKKEAVEALERENFLFVITDIKLEDGSGYEILEKSKQKNVLTPVIGITGYVDELEDTYMSINFDVLIRKPLHLQDFLKKLNEVNSKYFQVFFYGSFSEFREASPETSDKKMVVFTTEEYAVDVQEYLGEKQLNSFGVVVPGFIYRSKVFESGIMTMFISKKATELKLCDSASLLDSDPEGTKSHLIFYDVCTLDLDEFCDKYGKKLENNYVLGVGCGDKYLRRGPALFDKKGFHDKSCLVISTSRRIYSESFLGLKTKGEPLTVEREGDIIKKINGENAGEYYLQFYQTCEKNSVSDIYQIGIKYPFGFFDEDKKLTVRVPVDASEKGFRFIGGYTTGSKSYILQYDKNRAMDKLDELLKDFRIKERIDVPVITYCYGRYIGNRETFSLFELKKIFEHFPDTNFGFLSHGEIISGKNDKYKMQNYSVILSNIEV encoded by the coding sequence ATGAGAATTCTCTTGGTGGATGACGACGTTTACACTCTGGATATTTTAACGACCTTTCTGGAAAAAACCATTCAGTCAGATATTTTGAGTGTTGCAACAAAAAAGGAAGCAGTTGAGGCTTTGGAAAGAGAGAATTTTCTTTTTGTTATAACTGATATTAAGCTTGAAGATGGCAGCGGCTATGAAATCCTCGAAAAGTCTAAGCAGAAAAATGTATTAACACCTGTTATCGGCATCACGGGTTATGTAGATGAGCTGGAAGACACATATATGTCGATTAATTTTGATGTGCTTATCAGAAAACCTCTTCATTTGCAGGATTTTTTGAAAAAACTTAATGAGGTAAACAGTAAGTATTTTCAGGTATTTTTTTACGGTTCATTCAGTGAATTCAGAGAGGCTTCGCCTGAAACATCTGATAAAAAAATGGTGGTTTTTACTACGGAAGAGTATGCCGTTGATGTGCAGGAGTATTTGGGAGAAAAGCAGTTAAATTCTTTCGGGGTTGTTGTCCCCGGATTTATTTACAGATCGAAAGTTTTTGAGAGCGGTATCATGACGATGTTTATTTCAAAAAAGGCAACAGAGTTAAAACTGTGTGACTCGGCTAGTCTTCTTGATTCTGATCCGGAAGGCACTAAATCACACCTGATTTTTTACGATGTCTGCACACTGGATCTGGACGAATTCTGCGACAAGTATGGAAAAAAGCTGGAAAACAATTATGTTTTGGGTGTTGGTTGTGGCGACAAGTATTTGAGAAGGGGCCCTGCTCTTTTTGACAAAAAAGGTTTCCATGACAAATCCTGTCTGGTGATCAGTACCAGCCGGCGTATTTATTCCGAAAGCTTTTTAGGGCTTAAGACGAAGGGGGAGCCGTTAACTGTAGAAAGAGAAGGGGATATTATAAAAAAAATAAATGGAGAAAACGCCGGGGAGTATTATTTGCAGTTTTACCAAACTTGCGAAAAAAATTCTGTCAGTGATATTTATCAGATTGGAATAAAATATCCTTTCGGTTTTTTTGATGAAGATAAAAAGCTTACTGTACGTGTCCCAGTTGATGCCTCTGAAAAAGGATTTCGGTTTATAGGGGGATATACAACCGGCAGCAAAAGTTATATTTTGCAATATGATAAAAACAGGGCAATGGACAAGCTGGATGAATTGTTAAAGGATTTCCGGATTAAAGAACGAATTGACGTGCCTGTGATAACTTATTGTTACGGAAGGTATATAGGAAATAGAGAAACTTTCTCCCTTTTTGAGCTTAAGAAAATATTTGAACATTTTCCTGATACCAATTTCGGTTTTTTATCTCACGGCGAGATTATAAGCGGTAAGAACGACAAATACAAAATGCAAAACTATTCAGTTATTTTATCCAATATCGAGGTTTAA
- a CDS encoding ATP-binding protein, with protein MFEGLVSVFDITPKDFERRNYIYRLVKKNKKLISKEFYEFLNANSYTNAFLGSKERITRLSKTQEEFQENLFSMDFDDLIPYIYNVGLIHYRINLDNTYVISAHSLLKNIYTKILYHEDISNKFDILITIEKFLSFSLGVMVWSYYEKSDVCIFDIKHIKNFLESITDLKIIHKTLLDDYIKSFKQGRKEYVYNSLKNYKLCQFHVTLTKYQSLYRFQDIVDIESIIDAHKNIHEKGAKYFEDFENGEISAERFIKKLRQLSSDFTDELEQLTQKFIFNQPETITVDFINLIGDIIRLNYKSELTGLIEDFRNYLLNFNYLVKEVVFVNEQHETKKNEIIFRLFLDSQSYTLCIKLYDKSAKPLLQTIVKISGDLFQELYTMHKQEKRLGELADQVSESDHMKTLFIANVSHEIRTPLNSILGFAQLIQMKQNIDETTKKYVANIIEAGNKLLDHINKVIDFAKLESGKMIINMKEVTPKTFENKIRSIISPLLREKNLTFNSDFSGDFTVNVDVKLIEDVLINLISNAIKYSDEDSQIDAGCYKKGEVCRFYVRDYGQGISREHVKKIFSPFYQVDKAYNNPVKGSGLGLAIVKSIVEKHGGNIWVDSEPGKGTVFWFDISG; from the coding sequence ATGTTTGAAGGACTTGTTTCTGTTTTCGATATTACTCCCAAAGATTTTGAGAGAAGAAATTATATCTATCGTCTGGTTAAAAAAAACAAAAAACTTATATCAAAAGAATTCTATGAGTTTTTGAATGCAAACAGCTATACAAATGCATTTTTGGGAAGTAAGGAGAGGATAACCAGGCTGTCTAAAACTCAGGAAGAATTTCAGGAGAATCTTTTCTCAATGGATTTTGATGATTTGATTCCTTATATTTACAATGTGGGTTTGATTCATTACCGCATTAACCTTGATAATACTTATGTTATTTCAGCGCATTCTCTCCTTAAAAATATTTATACAAAGATTTTGTATCATGAAGACATATCCAATAAGTTTGACATTCTTATTACAATTGAAAAATTTCTGAGCTTCAGTCTTGGTGTGATGGTTTGGAGTTATTATGAAAAAAGCGATGTGTGCATATTTGATATTAAGCACATAAAAAACTTCCTGGAATCCATTACCGATCTTAAAATTATACATAAAACACTACTTGATGATTACATCAAAAGCTTTAAACAAGGCAGGAAAGAATATGTTTATAATTCATTGAAGAATTATAAGCTTTGCCAGTTCCATGTGACTTTGACAAAATATCAGTCTTTGTACAGGTTCCAGGATATTGTGGATATAGAAAGCATTATAGATGCGCATAAGAATATTCATGAAAAAGGGGCGAAGTATTTTGAAGACTTTGAAAACGGAGAAATATCAGCCGAAAGATTTATAAAAAAATTACGCCAGCTCAGCTCTGACTTCACTGATGAGTTAGAACAGTTGACACAAAAATTTATTTTTAATCAACCCGAAACTATTACAGTTGATTTTATAAACCTTATCGGAGACATAATAAGGCTCAATTATAAAAGTGAGCTGACCGGACTTATTGAAGATTTCAGAAATTATCTTTTGAATTTCAATTATCTGGTTAAAGAAGTCGTCTTTGTGAATGAGCAGCATGAAACAAAAAAAAATGAAATAATTTTTCGTCTTTTTCTGGATTCACAAAGCTATACACTGTGTATAAAGCTCTATGATAAATCTGCAAAACCTCTGCTTCAGACCATTGTTAAAATCAGTGGAGATTTATTCCAGGAACTCTACACCATGCACAAACAGGAAAAAAGACTGGGTGAGCTGGCAGATCAGGTATCAGAATCAGACCATATGAAAACGCTTTTCATTGCAAATGTCAGTCACGAAATAAGGACACCTCTAAATTCAATACTCGGTTTTGCTCAGCTGATACAGATGAAACAGAATATAGATGAAACAACAAAAAAGTATGTTGCCAATATTATTGAAGCCGGTAACAAACTTTTGGATCATATAAATAAAGTAATTGATTTTGCCAAACTCGAGAGCGGTAAAATGATAATTAATATGAAAGAGGTGACGCCAAAAACTTTTGAAAATAAAATACGTTCGATAATTTCTCCGCTGCTGCGTGAAAAGAATCTTACGTTTAATTCTGATTTTTCCGGTGATTTTACTGTGAACGTTGATGTTAAGCTTATTGAGGATGTTCTGATAAATCTGATTTCAAATGCAATTAAGTATTCCGATGAAGATTCTCAGATTGATGCAGGGTGTTACAAAAAAGGTGAAGTGTGCCGGTTCTACGTAAGGGATTACGGACAGGGAATCAGCCGCGAACATGTTAAAAAAATATTTTCACCGTTTTATCAAGTTGATAAGGCATATAATAATCCTGTAAAAGGTTCCGGTCTCGGCCTAGCCATTGTCAAGTCTATCGTGGAGAAACATGGGGGTAATATATGGGTTGACTCAGAGCCGGGAAAGGGTACAGTATTCTGGTTTGATATTTCCGGATAA
- the proB gene encoding glutamate 5-kinase, producing the protein MRKIPIIKTIVIKIGSNIITDQINGINQTFISELSGTISRVKEFSENVVIVSSGSVAAGFRCLGYKSKPEDIIDKQACAAVGQTRLIRLYEKEFSKNNINVAQILLTKDDLSNRRRYLNARYTIRKLLEHGSIPIINENDSVVVDELKYIESFGDNDNLSALVAGLISADMLLILSDVEGLFDKDPTKYDDAKLVSEVKYVNNEMLNYAGDSVSGIGTGGMKSKIKAAKKALDSGCYVGIINGNSTENVLKFLRGEETGTFFSHIEDPKNKKKLWLAYATIPKGDMVVDDGAVRAVRINKKSLLPSGIVDVSGKFGIGDVVRIVDKNKVEIGRGKVRYSHFDLKKIMGKKTSEIYDILGYKFSDEVIHRDDMVLEIT; encoded by the coding sequence ATGCGAAAAATTCCTATAATAAAAACAATTGTTATCAAGATCGGCAGCAATATTATAACCGACCAGATAAATGGCATAAACCAGACCTTTATTTCCGAATTATCCGGGACAATTTCTCGTGTGAAAGAATTTTCCGAGAATGTTGTTATAGTCTCTTCCGGCTCAGTAGCTGCGGGTTTTCGCTGTCTCGGATATAAATCCAAACCTGAAGATATAATTGACAAACAGGCATGTGCAGCGGTTGGCCAAACCAGGCTTATCCGTCTTTACGAAAAGGAATTCAGTAAAAATAATATCAATGTCGCCCAGATTCTTTTAACCAAAGATGACTTGTCAAACAGAAGGCGCTACCTCAATGCAAGATACACAATAAGAAAATTGCTTGAGCACGGAAGCATACCGATAATAAATGAGAATGACTCTGTGGTGGTTGACGAGTTAAAATACATAGAAAGTTTCGGTGACAATGATAACTTATCAGCCCTTGTTGCCGGTCTCATTTCGGCTGATATGCTTCTGATTTTATCTGATGTGGAGGGACTTTTTGATAAAGACCCCACAAAATATGATGATGCAAAACTTGTGAGCGAAGTAAAATATGTCAATAATGAGATGCTTAATTACGCCGGTGACTCGGTTTCGGGTATAGGTACGGGCGGAATGAAGTCCAAGATTAAAGCAGCTAAAAAGGCTTTGGATTCCGGATGTTATGTGGGAATAATCAATGGCAACTCCACAGAAAATGTTTTGAAATTTTTAAGAGGAGAGGAAACAGGAACTTTTTTTTCACATATTGAGGATCCGAAAAATAAGAAGAAATTATGGCTTGCCTATGCTACTATACCCAAAGGTGATATGGTGGTTGATGACGGTGCTGTTAGAGCTGTCAGAATAAATAAAAAATCTCTGCTTCCCTCGGGTATTGTGGATGTTTCCGGTAAGTTTGGTATTGGTGATGTTGTTAGAATTGTAGACAAAAACAAAGTGGAAATTGGAAGAGGTAAGGTGCGTTACTCCCATTTTGATTTAAAAAAGATTATGGGGAAGAAAACCTCTGAGATTTATGATATTCTCGGCTACAAATTCAGCGATGAAGTGATTCATAGAGACGATATGGTACTTGAAATTACTTAG
- a CDS encoding glutamate-5-semialdehyde dehydrogenase, with amino-acid sequence MKLKNASKILMTKNTAEKNKALEILADKLLQNKELIFTENKKDVDNAVEMKLSPALTDRLVINEKRLNAMVEGVNEIIAQDDPVMTVEKGYKRPNGLLIHKVRVPLGVVGIIYESRPNVTVDAAALCIKSGNCAFLRGGKEARYSNTLLGKLISEALSEAGLPAECVKTVYDPDRNILHSMLKAKEYIDIIIPRGGEGLISYVTEHSLIPVVKHDKGLCHVYVDESADIDMAVDIAYNAKVQRPGVCNAMETLLLNKKIYREVLDKLMPEYEKAGVEVRASADIAEIYNTKHASEEDWRTEYLDLILSVKSVENMQEAIDHINQYGSMHSEAVVTSDYSRAMDFMNSVDASAVYVNASTRFTDGAEFGLGAEIGISTQKLHCRGPMGAYDLTTSKYMIYGHGHIKE; translated from the coding sequence ATGAAGTTGAAAAATGCATCCAAGATTTTGATGACTAAAAATACAGCTGAAAAAAATAAGGCTCTTGAAATTCTTGCAGATAAACTGCTGCAAAACAAAGAACTGATTTTCACTGAAAACAAAAAAGATGTCGATAATGCAGTGGAGATGAAACTCTCTCCCGCTTTGACGGACAGGCTTGTTATAAACGAAAAGCGTCTGAATGCTATGGTGGAAGGAGTCAATGAAATAATTGCTCAGGATGACCCTGTTATGACCGTTGAAAAGGGGTATAAAAGACCAAACGGACTGTTAATTCATAAGGTTAGAGTTCCTCTTGGGGTAGTTGGGATAATATATGAATCCAGACCCAATGTTACAGTTGATGCTGCTGCTCTTTGTATTAAATCAGGGAACTGTGCTTTTTTAAGAGGAGGCAAAGAGGCCCGTTACAGCAATACTTTGCTTGGTAAACTTATCAGCGAAGCACTTTCAGAGGCTGGTTTGCCGGCAGAGTGCGTAAAGACTGTTTATGATCCGGATCGGAATATCCTTCATTCAATGCTTAAAGCCAAAGAATATATTGATATAATCATACCCAGAGGTGGAGAAGGATTGATAAGCTACGTGACAGAGCATTCCCTTATTCCTGTTGTTAAACATGATAAGGGTTTATGTCATGTTTACGTTGATGAGTCGGCAGATATCGATATGGCGGTTGATATAGCTTATAATGCTAAAGTTCAGAGACCTGGAGTCTGCAATGCGATGGAGACTCTTCTTCTGAATAAGAAGATATACAGGGAAGTTCTGGACAAATTAATGCCTGAGTATGAAAAAGCCGGCGTGGAAGTGAGAGCTTCTGCTGATATTGCTGAAATATACAATACAAAGCATGCATCGGAAGAAGACTGGCGCACAGAATATCTTGATTTGATTCTTTCTGTTAAAAGTGTTGAGAATATGCAGGAGGCGATTGATCATATTAATCAATATGGATCCATGCATTCGGAAGCTGTGGTTACCTCTGACTATTCAAGGGCAATGGATTTTATGAATTCAGTAGACGCTTCTGCTGTATATGTAAATGCCTCAACACGGTTTACCGATGGTGCGGAATTCGGGTTGGGAGCTGAGATAGGAATCAGCACCCAGAAGTTGCACTGCAGAGGCCCTATGGGAGCATACGACCTCACCACATCCAAATATATGATTTACGGGCACGGACATATTAAGGAGTAA
- the nadD gene encoding nicotinate-nucleotide adenylyltransferase, which translates to MRKIGLFGGTFNPIHIGHIKLARDVYSSFGMDEFIFIPSKIPPHKNLGSTGAKDRFNMVKSAVSSLDSHFQVSDYEINQKGVSYTYRTLMYFRKKFPDDQLFFIAGSDIFATINTWNNWRELFDLANFIVVNRKEMPFSKMFMEIPEELLKIIRHKDTFEGCKAGRIVLHTMREIDISSTEIRKNLKEKNFEFFLPKEVSEYIEKNDLYLEV; encoded by the coding sequence TTGAGAAAGATCGGTCTTTTCGGGGGGACTTTCAACCCAATTCATATAGGGCATATAAAATTAGCCAGGGATGTATATTCATCATTCGGAATGGATGAATTTATTTTCATTCCTTCAAAGATTCCGCCGCATAAAAATTTAGGTTCCACTGGTGCAAAAGACAGGTTTAATATGGTGAAAAGTGCCGTGAGCAGCCTTGATTCACACTTTCAGGTTTCAGATTATGAAATTAACCAGAAAGGTGTCTCCTATACCTATAGGACTTTGATGTATTTCAGAAAAAAATTCCCTGATGATCAGCTTTTTTTTATTGCAGGAAGTGACATATTTGCCACAATAAATACCTGGAATAACTGGAGAGAGTTGTTTGACCTGGCAAATTTTATTGTGGTAAACAGAAAAGAGATGCCTTTTAGTAAGATGTTTATGGAAATTCCTGAAGAATTGTTAAAAATAATTAGACATAAAGATACATTTGAAGGATGCAAAGCAGGAAGGATTGTACTGCATACGATGCGTGAAATAGATATATCCAGCACTGAGATAAGAAAAAATCTAAAAGAGAAAAATTTTGAATTTTTTCTGCCCAAAGAGGTTTCGGAATATATTGAAAAAAATGATTTATATTTGGAGGTATAA
- the rsfS gene encoding ribosome silencing factor: MEERELLKKIVGLLDEKKGEDIVAFKINEVSSLADYILICTANSEVHGRALAETLIEEMKKKRVSYIAVEGKENSQWICVDYGEIIVHIMTAASREFYHLESIWGACEKITSENMDLGK; encoded by the coding sequence ATGGAAGAACGAGAGTTGTTGAAAAAGATTGTCGGTTTGCTTGATGAGAAAAAAGGAGAGGATATTGTAGCTTTTAAAATCAATGAAGTTTCTTCTCTGGCAGACTATATTTTAATTTGTACCGCAAATTCTGAAGTTCACGGCCGGGCTCTTGCAGAAACATTGATTGAAGAGATGAAGAAGAAAAGAGTTTCATATATAGCTGTTGAAGGCAAAGAAAATTCCCAATGGATATGTGTGGACTATGGTGAGATAATTGTTCACATAATGACTGCCGCATCCCGGGAGTTTTATCATCTGGAATCAATATGGGGAGCATGCGAAAAGATAACTTCTGAGAATATGGATTTAGGCAAATAA
- a CDS encoding 3'-5' exonuclease: protein MINIAAVKVKNFKIVDFYNAFINPQMKIPPSSIDWHGITDDMVKDKPIAIEVMPEFLKFVSDDPIVGHHIGFDVKMINKELGEFFGCKLENYTIDTMLLYSNAIVRKDTHVSLDYLFDVYNVVCTGRHTALGDALATAEVFNKIIYQANKSFDTVGDLFNIQKEINQNQ from the coding sequence GTGATTAACATAGCTGCAGTCAAAGTTAAGAATTTTAAAATAGTTGATTTTTATAACGCTTTTATTAATCCACAGATGAAGATTCCTCCTTCTTCAATAGATTGGCACGGGATTACCGATGATATGGTAAAAGATAAGCCTATAGCAATTGAGGTGATGCCGGAATTCCTGAAGTTTGTCTCTGATGATCCTATTGTCGGTCATCATATCGGTTTTGACGTAAAAATGATAAATAAGGAGCTTGGAGAATTTTTCGGGTGCAAACTGGAAAATTATACAATTGACACTATGCTTCTCTATTCAAATGCCATTGTAAGAAAAGATACACACGTAAGCCTTGATTATCTGTTTGATGTTTATAATGTGGTCTGCACAGGAAGACATACGGCCCTCGGTGATGCTCTGGCGACAGCTGAGGTTTTCAATAAGATTATCTACCAGGCAAATAAGAGCTTTGATACTGTCGGGGATCTTTTTAACATTCAGAAGGAAATCAATCAGAATCAATAG
- a CDS encoding lytic transglycosylase domain-containing protein: MLTKIYKTILYAFLIFILTINACSFLTTFNPKSLINPFHLKTRTISCYLLSKHIIFKSGIFLNKASKKEIISLINTYSNKYNVDPELIKIMVEVESEFNQFAISRTGAMGLMQIMPATFNDMKYTDPFDAEQNIAAGVKYFSIQKRTFKKLELALSAYNAGPSHVHKNHSVPDFIETKSYVSEIMSKYSKLKPIDSD, encoded by the coding sequence ATGCTCACAAAAATATACAAAACAATTCTTTATGCATTCTTAATTTTTATTTTAACAATAAATGCATGTTCATTTCTAACGACTTTTAACCCAAAATCGCTTATCAATCCGTTTCATCTGAAAACCCGGACAATCAGCTGCTACCTGTTAAGCAAACATATTATTTTCAAATCAGGTATTTTTCTAAACAAAGCATCAAAAAAAGAAATCATATCTTTAATTAACACTTACTCAAATAAATATAATGTAGATCCGGAGCTTATAAAAATAATGGTGGAAGTGGAGTCGGAATTCAATCAGTTTGCAATTTCACGCACGGGGGCAATGGGTTTGATGCAGATAATGCCGGCTACATTTAACGATATGAAATATACCGATCCTTTTGATGCAGAGCAAAATATTGCTGCAGGCGTTAAATACTTTTCAATACAAAAAAGAACTTTCAAAAAGCTGGAGCTGGCGCTTTCTGCCTATAATGCTGGTCCTTCGCATGTCCATAAAAATCATTCTGTTCCTGATTTTATAGAAACAAAGAGTTATGTCTCAGAAATCATGTCTAAATACAGTAAATTAAAGCCTATTGATTCTGATTGA
- a CDS encoding ABC transporter permease, giving the protein MRLFVLIYKELLQFVRNKGLFIFVIYLFTADLYISANGIDLTLKNAKFYVVDEDMSVISRQMISEFTEPWFSFQGYLQNKDKVENLLMRDMAVGVIVIPEDFSKSIKSGKTPEIAMFINGTESTSGYLFSGYATRILNDFVIDYTGITDSTRDPPVINIRERFLYNPNADSRIFMTITELFSVITLLALILPASAITREKENGNIEMIIISPLKMQEFLLSKIIAMSLITIAGTTAATYLIIEGILNVSFEGSFILFLLLTSFYVFTASGISMLISSISKNMLQVSQITIMVLLPMLFLSGSWTPYESMPVLFQKLTYISPLKYYLEGSFDVILKGLGFEYVFTDFIGITLLGIPTFIAGAYFLVKKI; this is encoded by the coding sequence ATGAGACTGTTTGTACTTATTTACAAAGAGCTTTTACAGTTCGTCAGAAATAAAGGTCTTTTTATTTTTGTAATTTACCTTTTTACTGCAGACCTTTATATCTCTGCAAATGGTATAGACTTAACCCTTAAAAATGCCAAATTTTACGTGGTTGATGAAGATATGTCTGTAATTTCCCGGCAAATGATATCTGAATTCACAGAGCCCTGGTTCAGTTTTCAGGGGTACTTACAGAACAAAGATAAAGTTGAAAATCTGCTTATGCGTGACATGGCAGTGGGTGTTATTGTTATCCCCGAAGATTTCAGTAAAAGCATCAAATCGGGAAAAACACCTGAAATAGCCATGTTTATAAACGGTACGGAAAGTACTTCCGGCTATCTTTTCAGCGGTTATGCAACAAGAATCTTAAACGATTTCGTAATTGATTACACAGGCATAACCGACTCAACAAGAGACCCGCCCGTCATTAACATAAGAGAGAGATTTTTATACAACCCTAATGCCGACAGCAGAATATTTATGACAATCACCGAGCTTTTTTCTGTGATTACACTTCTGGCATTGATACTCCCAGCCTCAGCAATCACCAGGGAGAAGGAAAACGGTAATATCGAAATGATTATCATCTCTCCGTTAAAAATGCAGGAATTCCTACTTTCAAAAATTATTGCGATGAGCCTTATCACCATAGCCGGTACAACGGCGGCAACCTATCTTATAATTGAGGGTATTCTCAATGTTTCTTTTGAGGGAAGCTTTATCCTTTTTCTCCTGCTCACCAGTTTTTATGTATTCACAGCTTCAGGCATATCCATGCTGATTTCTTCTATATCAAAGAATATGCTTCAGGTGTCCCAAATTACCATAATGGTGCTTCTTCCTATGCTTTTTCTATCCGGTTCCTGGACACCATATGAAAGTATGCCAGTCTTATTTCAGAAACTCACTTATATTTCCCCGCTGAAATATTATTTAGAAGGATCTTTTGATGTGATTTTAAAAGGTTTAGGCTTTGAATATGTCTTCACAGATTTCATTGGAATAACCCTGCTGGGTATCCCCACGTTCATCGCCGGAGCATATTTTCTGGTAAAAAAGATATAA
- a CDS encoding ABC transporter permease — protein sequence MNINKMAAVYIKELKELRRDKISRIMVFFMPITILIIFGYGMAMDVENIPFSVLDYDKSVLSRELVSKFSQNKRYYSFKGYVSSQDEGIKLIDKGRIRTLIVIPENFSDNLKQNRSANIQIMEDGVFPYRASVSSSYAEAIVSDFNLDILENKGIKYSPLNLKVRYWFNEEMKQKYVTTSGVLAIALFLGSAMISSQLIVKEKESGSIYNIYTSSISKLEFILSKQMFGFTIFVINYLILFLLIIFLFQVPFKGNFLLFTLSSMIYILVSTALGILISTFVNTQVTAVVGTAIICIIPAFLYSGYIAPVSSMTNEAYVVAHLFPTYYYLNIVKMFFLKGVNMKLFINHSIILITFYFALIACCVLRFRKYEK from the coding sequence ATGAATATTAACAAGATGGCAGCTGTTTACATCAAAGAACTTAAAGAGTTGCGAAGGGATAAAATTTCCAGGATAATGGTATTTTTCATGCCTATTACCATCCTTATAATTTTCGGTTACGGAATGGCTATGGATGTGGAAAATATTCCCTTTTCCGTGCTTGATTACGACAAAAGTGTCTTGAGCAGAGAACTTGTATCCAAGTTTTCACAAAACAAGCGTTATTATTCATTTAAGGGTTATGTCTCATCCCAGGATGAGGGCATTAAACTGATTGACAAAGGCAGGATCAGAACACTGATTGTAATCCCGGAAAATTTTTCCGATAATTTAAAACAAAACAGGAGTGCTAATATTCAAATTATGGAGGACGGGGTCTTCCCGTACAGAGCTTCCGTATCCTCAAGCTATGCCGAGGCCATAGTATCAGATTTCAATCTGGATATTTTGGAGAATAAAGGTATTAAATATTCCCCCCTTAATCTGAAAGTCAGATACTGGTTCAACGAAGAGATGAAACAGAAATATGTGACAACTTCCGGTGTACTGGCAATCGCCCTGTTTCTCGGCTCTGCCATGATTTCATCACAGCTCATTGTAAAAGAAAAGGAGTCAGGCTCCATTTATAATATATACACATCTTCCATTTCAAAGCTGGAGTTTATCTTAAGCAAACAGATGTTCGGATTTACAATTTTCGTGATAAATTATCTGATACTGTTTTTACTTATCATATTCCTTTTTCAGGTTCCGTTTAAAGGTAATTTTCTACTTTTCACACTTTCGTCGATGATTTATATACTTGTCTCAACTGCTTTGGGAATACTAATATCCACTTTTGTAAACACACAGGTTACCGCAGTCGTTGGAACAGCAATTATATGTATTATTCCGGCTTTTCTCTACTCAGGCTATATTGCACCCGTCAGCTCAATGACAAACGAGGCATACGTCGTGGCTCATCTTTTTCCCACATACTATTACCTTAATATTGTCAAAATGTTCTTTTTAAAAGGCGTAAATATGAAACTGTTTATTAATCACTCAATTATACTTATTACTTTTTATTTTGCACTCATTGCGTGTTGTGTGTTGAGATTCAGGAAGTATGAAAAATGA